A stretch of Ectothiorhodospiraceae bacterium BW-2 DNA encodes these proteins:
- a CDS encoding form I ribulose bisphosphate carboxylase large subunit — MAKQTYDAGVKEYRDMYWTPDYVPLDTDLLACFKCTGQPGVPREEVAAAVAAESSTGTWSTVWSELLTDMEYYKGRAYRIEDVPGDSESFYAFIAYPIDLFEEGSVVNVLTSLVGNVFGFKALRHLRLEDIRFPIAYIKTCGGPPAGIQLERDRLNKYGRPMLGATIKPKLGLSAKNYGRAVYECLRGGLDMTKDDENVNSQPFMRWRDRFEFVGEAIQKAQQETGERKGHYLNVTASTPEEMYKRAEFAKEVGSPIIMHDFLTGGFTANTGLANWCRENGMLLHIHRAMHAVIDRHPKHGIHFRVLAKCLRLSGGDHLHTGTVVGKLEGDRQSTLGFVDQLRESYVPEDRSRGVFFDQDWGSLPGVMAVASGGIHVWHMPALVTIFGDDSMLQFGGGTQGHPWGNAAGAAANRVALEASIKARNEGREIEKEARDILSEAARHSPELAIAMETWKEIKFEFDTVDKLDLS, encoded by the coding sequence ATGGCAAAACAAACTTACGATGCAGGCGTTAAAGAGTACCGTGATATGTACTGGACGCCGGACTATGTCCCCTTAGATACCGATCTACTCGCGTGCTTTAAGTGCACCGGGCAGCCCGGCGTTCCCCGCGAAGAGGTCGCGGCCGCCGTCGCTGCCGAGTCTTCGACCGGTACTTGGAGTACGGTATGGTCTGAACTATTGACCGATATGGAGTACTACAAAGGCCGCGCCTATCGTATCGAAGATGTTCCGGGCGATTCAGAGTCCTTCTACGCCTTTATCGCCTACCCTATCGATCTATTCGAAGAGGGCTCAGTCGTTAATGTGCTGACCTCACTCGTCGGCAATGTCTTTGGCTTTAAAGCGCTGCGCCATCTGCGGCTGGAAGATATTCGCTTCCCAATCGCCTACATTAAGACCTGCGGTGGCCCTCCTGCCGGTATTCAGCTAGAACGAGACCGTCTGAATAAATATGGTCGTCCAATGCTAGGCGCGACCATTAAGCCTAAGCTCGGTCTCTCGGCTAAAAACTATGGCCGTGCCGTCTATGAGTGTCTGCGCGGCGGTCTGGATATGACCAAAGATGATGAGAATGTCAACTCGCAGCCCTTTATGCGCTGGCGCGACCGGTTTGAGTTCGTCGGCGAGGCGATTCAGAAGGCGCAGCAGGAGACCGGCGAGCGCAAGGGGCACTACCTCAATGTGACCGCCTCAACCCCTGAAGAGATGTATAAGCGGGCCGAGTTTGCTAAAGAGGTTGGCTCCCCTATCATTATGCACGACTTTTTGACTGGCGGTTTTACCGCCAATACCGGTCTAGCTAACTGGTGCCGTGAAAACGGTATGCTGCTCCACATTCACCGCGCGATGCACGCCGTTATCGACCGCCATCCGAAGCATGGTATCCACTTTCGCGTCCTCGCTAAGTGTCTGCGCCTCTCTGGGGGTGACCACCTCCACACCGGCACCGTCGTCGGTAAACTTGAGGGCGACCGTCAATCGACACTCGGCTTTGTCGATCAGCTACGGGAATCGTATGTCCCCGAAGATCGCTCTCGCGGGGTCTTCTTCGATCAAGATTGGGGTTCACTGCCCGGCGTGATGGCTGTCGCCTCAGGCGGTATCCATGTCTGGCACATGCCGGCGCTGGTGACCATCTTCGGTGATGACTCCATGCTACAGTTCGGCGGCGGTACTCAAGGGCATCCATGGGGTAATGCAGCTGGGGCGGCGGCGAACCGTGTCGCGCTAGAGGCGAGCATCAAGGCGCGTAACGAAGGGCGCGAAATCGAGAAAGAGGCACGAGATATTCTCTCTGAAGCTGCACGCCACAGCCCTGAACTCGCCATTGCTATGGAGACTTGGAAAGAGATTAAGTTCGAGTTTGATACGGTTGACAAGCTGGATCTCTCCTAA
- a CDS encoding ABC transporter permease, with protein MSWRRFMALVRASTLEFVRDRAALGWNILFPVMIMLAFALLFSESEQALYKVGMVGEVPVDHPFLAQRYIDFLPEEGVAEAVVKVERHQLDMVIDWQLRRYWVNESSPNGYIVEQLLYAAAGDSILQRQPVSGRAERYIDWLVVGLLGMNAMFNALYGIGFVIVRYRKNGVLKRLRATPLTVAEFLGAQIVSRILLILGVTSLVYWGCDLLLNFTMHGSYLTLLLVLFCGALAMIAMGLLIASRLYNEELAGGLANGIAWPMMLLSGVWFSLEGSPVWVMTLAQLLPLTHAIEAGRAVMLRGAGVIDIAPQLGALLLMTLLFLAIGVKLFRWQSC; from the coding sequence ATGAGTTGGCGGCGCTTTATGGCGCTGGTGCGGGCGAGTACTTTGGAGTTTGTGCGGGATCGGGCGGCGTTAGGGTGGAATATTCTGTTTCCGGTGATGATTATGTTGGCCTTTGCGCTACTCTTTAGCGAGTCGGAGCAGGCCCTCTATAAGGTCGGCATGGTGGGGGAGGTGCCGGTTGATCACCCCTTTTTAGCGCAGCGCTATATCGATTTTCTGCCCGAAGAGGGGGTGGCCGAGGCGGTGGTTAAAGTGGAGCGCCACCAGCTTGATATGGTGATAGATTGGCAGCTACGGCGTTACTGGGTCAATGAGAGCTCCCCTAACGGCTATATTGTCGAGCAGCTACTCTATGCCGCTGCGGGCGATTCAATACTACAGCGCCAGCCGGTGAGTGGCCGAGCCGAGCGCTATATCGACTGGCTGGTGGTGGGATTGTTGGGTATGAACGCGATGTTTAATGCCCTGTATGGCATCGGCTTTGTGATTGTGCGCTATCGTAAAAACGGGGTGTTAAAAAGGTTACGAGCCACCCCGCTGACGGTGGCTGAGTTTTTGGGGGCACAAATTGTCTCGCGCATCTTGCTCATTTTAGGGGTGACTTCGCTGGTCTATTGGGGCTGTGATCTGCTGCTCAATTTTACTATGCACGGCAGTTATCTCACGCTGCTGCTGGTGCTCTTTTGTGGAGCCTTGGCGATGATTGCGATGGGGCTACTTATTGCCTCACGGCTCTATAATGAGGAGTTGGCCGGCGGCCTAGCTAACGGGATCGCCTGGCCGATGATGCTGCTATCAGGGGTCTGGTTTTCGCTCGAAGGCTCTCCTGTTTGGGTGATGACTTTGGCGCAGCTCTTACCGTTAACTCATGCGATTGAGGCGGGGCGGGCGGTGATGTTACGCGGGGCGGGGGTGATCGATATTGCGCCACAGCTAGGAGCGCTGCTGCTAATGACACTGCTCTTTTTGGCCATCGGGGTTAAGTTGTTTCGGTGGCAGTCGTGTTAG
- a CDS encoding methyl-accepting chemotaxis protein, whose protein sequence is MERGLTVQLTINQKVIFAMVGMVLLLLFSSAAGIMGVQNLGSSLRFVTGPAWDAADGAMEGTIGIQSELLAIGRLLRQEVSYEQMRTELAQAESFAGEALERMFASGLMSADEQRSSRQFLQDYRKKRDLFLALYRDYAQSQQRLSEIVNDLDRLLEGAEAVVEQNMDGAKLVTNDPLTITRLWAFADGLMESRIAILKRAKIFEDAILQGELTSAQQQQLQAYQQELGDLIDVVSLSPYANQRLDGYSQTVSELMLSLLDDYQQQFERSVAHFKAFRQQELQMQETISQLLALIEALEASGDSQVEGAIERVAPQIVQAELLLLLALGIGVGVAIVVIVVMRVTILTPLRAVVERMHDIAAGEGDLTVTLSEQGRDELAQLGHWFNQFLQKLRQMVAEIDQTLSRLNRLTGSMATISEQTIHSIQNQSSETDMAATAMTQMSATVAEVANNAARAAEATHEAEREATTGFEVVACTIRSIEQLAVRVGEAAEVVHQLEQDSENIGTVLDVIRGIAEQTNLLALNAAIEAARAGEQGRGFAVVADEVRTLAGRTQQSTQEIQQMIERLQSGANSAVVMMNSSHQQVGETVTQARQAGSALEAITHSAQLVTDMSTQIASAAEQQAAVADDVSRNVTNIQDIGHQTSDSANEIGRTSQELNQLAQKLEALLNQFKI, encoded by the coding sequence ATGGAGAGGGGGCTGACTGTGCAGTTGACAATTAACCAAAAAGTGATTTTTGCGATGGTGGGTATGGTGTTGCTGCTGCTATTTAGCAGCGCAGCCGGCATTATGGGGGTGCAGAACCTCGGCAGTAGCCTGCGCTTTGTCACCGGTCCGGCGTGGGATGCCGCTGATGGCGCAATGGAGGGGACTATCGGGATTCAGAGTGAACTTCTCGCTATCGGTCGGTTATTGCGTCAAGAGGTGAGCTATGAGCAGATGCGTACCGAGCTAGCACAGGCGGAGAGTTTTGCTGGCGAGGCGCTAGAGAGGATGTTCGCCTCTGGCTTAATGAGCGCGGATGAGCAGCGTTCGAGTCGGCAATTTTTGCAAGATTATCGTAAAAAGCGCGATCTGTTTCTCGCGCTCTATCGCGATTATGCTCAATCGCAGCAGCGGTTAAGCGAGATCGTCAATGATCTAGATAGGCTGTTAGAGGGGGCTGAAGCGGTGGTCGAGCAGAACATGGATGGGGCTAAGCTAGTGACAAACGACCCGCTTACCATCACTCGGCTGTGGGCGTTTGCAGATGGCTTGATGGAGAGCCGTATTGCGATCCTCAAACGGGCGAAAATTTTTGAAGATGCCATTTTGCAGGGCGAGTTGACCTCTGCACAGCAGCAGCAGCTACAGGCGTATCAGCAGGAGCTAGGTGACCTTATCGATGTTGTCTCGCTCTCCCCCTACGCTAATCAGCGGCTCGATGGCTATTCGCAGACAGTGAGTGAACTGATGCTATCGCTATTAGATGACTATCAGCAGCAGTTTGAGCGGAGTGTGGCTCACTTTAAGGCGTTTCGGCAGCAAGAGTTGCAGATGCAGGAGACCATCTCGCAGCTATTAGCGCTAATTGAGGCGTTAGAGGCGAGCGGCGATAGCCAAGTGGAGGGGGCGATAGAGAGGGTTGCGCCCCAAATTGTGCAGGCGGAGCTTTTGCTCCTGCTCGCCCTAGGTATCGGGGTGGGGGTTGCGATTGTGGTGATTGTGGTGATGCGTGTAACGATATTAACGCCACTGAGGGCGGTGGTCGAAAGGATGCACGATATTGCCGCTGGCGAGGGGGATTTGACCGTGACCTTGAGTGAGCAGGGTCGAGATGAGTTGGCGCAGCTAGGCCATTGGTTTAACCAATTTTTGCAGAAATTGCGCCAGATGGTGGCTGAGATCGATCAGACCTTGAGCCGTTTAAATCGGCTGACCGGATCGATGGCGACTATCTCTGAGCAGACGATCCACTCGATCCAAAATCAGAGTAGCGAAACCGATATGGCAGCGACGGCGATGACTCAGATGTCGGCTACCGTTGCTGAAGTGGCAAACAATGCCGCTAGAGCGGCCGAGGCGACTCATGAGGCTGAGCGGGAAGCGACAACCGGCTTTGAGGTGGTCGCCTGTACCATTCGTTCCATTGAACAGCTAGCGGTTAGAGTGGGTGAAGCGGCGGAGGTGGTCCATCAACTGGAGCAAGATAGCGAAAATATCGGCACGGTACTAGATGTCATTCGCGGCATTGCTGAGCAGACCAATCTGTTGGCGCTGAATGCCGCGATTGAGGCGGCTAGAGCCGGAGAGCAGGGGCGAGGCTTTGCGGTGGTTGCCGATGAGGTGCGGACGCTCGCTGGGCGCACCCAGCAGTCAACGCAGGAGATTCAGCAGATGATTGAGAGGCTACAGAGCGGAGCGAATAGTGCGGTGGTGATGATGAATAGCTCCCATCAACAGGTCGGTGAGACGGTCACGCAGGCGCGTCAGGCCGGCAGCGCTCTGGAGGCGATTACCCACTCAGCCCAACTGGTGACCGATATGTCAACTCAGATCGCCTCGGCGGCGGAGCAGCAGGCGGCGGTGGCAGACGATGTGAGTCGTAATGTGACTAACATTCAGGACATTGGCCACCAGACTAGCGATAGCGCCAATGAGATTGGCCGCACCAGCCAAGAGCTTAATCAGCTGGCGCAAAAGCTGGAGGCGCTGTTAAATCAGTTCAAGATTTAA
- a CDS encoding ABC transporter ATP-binding protein yields MSDVIALEVRELIKCYGSHTAVDGIDLAVPEGSCFGLLGPNGAGKSTTMEMMEGMIEPTAGEIFYRGKPRDHTFRFKAGIQFQHTALQEFLSVKETLQLFSGLYPDPLPLPQLIELCSLQSFLYQDNRHISGGQRQRLLLALALVGRPEILFLDEPTTGLDPQSRRHFWQLLRHIQQQQTTIILSTHYMEEASELCDQVAIIDHGKVIALGTPRALLKEHFEGQIVQLPQSDFVANWEGSELITEQQGWVELTTTDVGQTLTRLLHRGVDLSRVQVRQRNLEDLFLHITGKELRQ; encoded by the coding sequence ATGAGCGATGTGATTGCCCTTGAGGTTAGAGAGTTAATTAAATGTTACGGTAGCCACACTGCGGTCGATGGTATCGATTTAGCGGTGCCTGAGGGGAGCTGTTTTGGTCTGTTAGGGCCAAATGGTGCCGGAAAAAGTACTACCATGGAGATGATGGAGGGGATGATCGAGCCGACTGCGGGGGAGATCTTCTATCGTGGTAAACCGCGTGATCACACTTTTCGCTTCAAGGCGGGCATTCAGTTTCAGCATACTGCGCTGCAGGAGTTTTTATCGGTTAAGGAGACTCTACAGCTCTTCTCAGGTCTCTACCCCGATCCACTACCACTGCCGCAGCTCATTGAGCTCTGTTCGCTGCAGAGCTTTCTCTATCAGGACAATCGGCATATTTCGGGGGGGCAGCGACAGCGGCTGCTGCTAGCGCTAGCGCTAGTGGGGCGACCGGAGATCCTATTTTTAGATGAGCCGACTACCGGGCTCGATCCACAGTCAAGACGCCACTTTTGGCAGCTACTACGCCATATTCAGCAGCAGCAGACGACGATTATCCTCTCCACTCACTATATGGAGGAGGCCTCAGAGCTGTGTGATCAAGTGGCAATTATTGACCACGGTAAAGTGATCGCCCTTGGCACGCCTAGGGCGCTGCTCAAAGAGCATTTTGAGGGCCAAATCGTGCAGCTACCGCAGAGCGATTTTGTGGCGAACTGGGAAGGGAGTGAGCTTATCACCGAGCAGCAGGGGTGGGTCGAATTGACCACGACTGATGTCGGGCAGACTCTGACGCGACTGCTACACAGAGGGGTCGATTTGAGTCGGGTACAGGTGAGGCAGCGCAATTTAGAAGATCTCTTTTTGCATATTACCGGTAAGGAGTTGCGGCAGTGA
- a CDS encoding DUF2058 domain-containing protein — protein MGNSLQDQLLKTGLVDEKRLQQSQKALKKERKQQPKAKKRATPEQSELQRQLAEEEAMRRQREQQLNEQRRQQAEQKAKLAEVRQLIARHKIEKEVGECCYNFVDKGKVKRFHITTALRDSIVAGKLAIVKIDGLYELVKCDIAAKIAERRPASLVLQLQPESEPPPAVADDPYADYVVPDDLLW, from the coding sequence ATGGGAAATTCACTTCAGGATCAACTACTGAAAACCGGATTAGTTGATGAAAAAAGACTACAGCAGAGTCAAAAGGCGCTAAAAAAAGAGCGCAAACAGCAGCCAAAAGCGAAAAAGCGCGCCACTCCAGAGCAGAGTGAGTTGCAGCGACAGTTAGCCGAAGAGGAGGCGATGCGCCGTCAGCGGGAGCAGCAGCTCAATGAGCAGCGCCGCCAACAGGCCGAGCAAAAGGCGAAACTCGCCGAGGTGCGCCAGCTAATTGCCCGCCACAAAATAGAGAAAGAGGTGGGCGAGTGCTGCTACAACTTTGTCGATAAGGGCAAGGTAAAGCGATTCCATATTACAACCGCACTGCGCGACAGCATTGTCGCCGGTAAGCTAGCCATCGTCAAAATCGATGGTCTCTATGAGCTAGTCAAATGTGATATCGCCGCAAAAATTGCCGAGCGCCGCCCCGCGAGCCTAGTGCTACAACTGCAGCCGGAGAGTGAGCCCCCCCCTGCTGTTGCCGATGATCCCTATGCCGACTATGTCGTGCCGGATGATCTACTATGGTAA
- a CDS encoding type II toxin-antitoxin system VapC family toxin, which produces MNIAVFDTNIVIDALNGTNKADVEYQRYQQVYISLITWMEVMVGTDENDTLTENFLQDYFITLPITQDVAEKAVIIRKQQKIKLPDAIIKATAQAHNALLVTRNTRDFPENSEGIRIPYQL; this is translated from the coding sequence ATGAATATTGCGGTATTTGATACTAATATTGTCATTGATGCTTTAAATGGTACTAATAAAGCAGATGTGGAATATCAACGTTATCAACAAGTTTATATAAGCCTAATTACTTGGATGGAAGTTATGGTTGGTACGGACGAAAATGATACTTTAACCGAAAATTTTTTACAGGATTACTTTATTACCTTACCGATTACCCAAGATGTTGCAGAAAAAGCGGTAATTATCCGCAAACAGCAAAAAATTAAATTGCCAGATGCAATAATTAAGGCTACTGCACAAGCACATAATGCATTATTGGTTACACGTAATACTCGTGATTTTCCAGAAAATTCTGAAGGCATACGAATTCCTTATCAATTATAA